The proteins below are encoded in one region of Salvelinus fontinalis isolate EN_2023a chromosome 10, ASM2944872v1, whole genome shotgun sequence:
- the trim32 gene encoding E3 ubiquitin-protein ligase TRIM32, producing the protein MAAALPALDPDLLREVLECPICLETYNQEQLRPKLLQCGHTVCRQCLEKLLASTINGVRCPFCSRVSRMSSISQLADNLTVLKILDCASSCTTAGALMCKTCRNRLPRQYCLDCGTVLCDLCKGEGHQQQGHTVQPIRAVAEQRRKDLGGKLASLREAMDHIQKKRAAIDSLTKNMRVKYRAVQQEYARAELRLQEELGRQRRAFAASMAEVEKLNSQILEEQTYLLNLAEVQVVSRCDYLTMQVKQSDIALLEDGGVKDEEELDLRSSLELPTLIKLQDPELVTTEHPEALDVAQLTTKPCTVNTDEDEGMLEFGVGAMCRAAEAVGDLYRDIDIVMPVDEAVCASPGSFKSKSMDEGGPSSPGDARVGSGPQHCQFVKKMGCKGNLPGMFNLPVSICVTSQGEVLVADRGNYRIQIFNRKGFQREIRRNPSSIDNFVLSFLGADLPNLIPLSIAITPQGLIGVTDNYDNSVKVYTTDGHCVACHKNQLIKPWGIAAMPSGQFVVSDVEGGKLWCLAVDRNVGVVNYNRLCSAVRPKFVTCDAAGTVYFTQGLGLNIENRHNEHHLEGGFSIGSVGTDGQLGKQLSHFFSETEDFRCITGMCVDANGDLLVTDSGRKEILQFPKEGGFNVLIQEGLTCPVGVAVTQKGQLMVLDCWDHCVKVYTYLQRRRSSTC; encoded by the coding sequence ATGGCGGCAGCTTTGCCGGCTCTGGACCCGGACCTGCTACGGGAGGTCCTGGAGTGCCCCATCTGCCTGGAGACTTACAACCAGGAGCAGCTGCGGCCCAAGCTATTGCAGTGTGGCCACACCGTGTGCAGACAGTGTCTGGAAAAGCTGCTGGCTAGCACCATTAACGGCGTGCGATGCCCCTTCTGCAGCAGGGTCTCCCGCATGAGCAGCATCTCCCAGCTGGCTGACAACCTCACTGTGCTCAAGATCCTGGACTGTGCCAGCTCCTGCACTACCGCCGGCGCCCTCATGTGCAAGACCTGCCGCAACCGCCTACCCCGACAGTACTGCCTAGACTGTGGCACGGTGCTCTGCGACCTCTGCAAGGGTGAGGGCCACCAGCAGCAGGGCCACACCGTCCAGCCCATCCGGGCGGTCGCTGAGCAGCGCCGGAAGGACCTGGGTGGTAAGCTGGCATCCCTCCGCGAAGCCATGGACCACATCCAGAAAAAGAGGGCAGCTATTGACAGTCTGACAAAGAACATGCGGGTAAAGTACCGGGCAGTGCAGCAGGAGTACGCCCGGGCTGAGCTGCGTCTGCAGGAGGAGCTGGGGCGCCAGCGGCGGGCCTTCGCTGCCTCCATGGCCGAGGTGGAGAAGCTTAACAGTCAGATCCTGGAGGAGCAGACATACCTGCTTAACCTGGCCGAGGTGCAGGTGGTGTCCCGCTGCGACTACCTGACCATGCAGGTGAAGCAGAGTGACATTGCACTGTTGGAGGACGGAGGGGTGAAGGACGAGGAGGAGCTGGACCTAAGGAGCAGCCTGGAACTGCCTACTCTGATCAAGCTCCAGGACCCTGAGCTGGTGACTACGGAGCACCCCGAGGCCCTGGACGTGGcccagctcaccaccaaaccCTGCACCGTCAACACTGATGAGGATGAGGGGATGCTGGAGTTTGGGGTTGGTGCCATGTGCAGGGCTGCAGAAGCGGTGGGGGACCTGTACAGAGACATTGATATAGTAATGCCTGTAGATGAGGCCGTGTGTGCCTCACCGGGCAGCTTTAAATCCAAGTCCATGGATGAAGGGGGGCCCTCCTCTCCCGGTGATGCCAGGGTTGGCTCGGGGCCACAGCACTGCCAGTTTGTAAAAAAGATGGGTTGCAAGGGTAACCTGCCGGGGATGTTCAACCTGCCAGTTAGCATCTGCGTCACCTCACAAGGTGAGGTCCTGGTGGCTGACCGGGGCAACTACCGCATCCAGATCTTTAACCGCAAAGGCTTCCAGAGGGAGATCCGCCGCAACCCCAGCAGCATCGACAACTTTGTACTGAGCTTCCTGGGTGCCGACCTGCCCAACCTCATCCCGCTGTCCATCGCTATCACGCCTCAGGGCCTTATCGGGGTCACCGACAACTACGACAACTCGGTCAAGGTATACACCACCGACGGCCACTGCGTGGCCTGCCACAAGAATCAGCTGATCAAGCCGTGGGGCATCGCCGCCATGCCCTCGGGTCAATTCGTGGTGTCTGACGTGGAGGGCGGCAAGCTCTGGTGCCTGGCGGTGGATCGCAACGTGGGTGTGGTCAACTACAACCGCCTATGCTCGGCCGTGCGGCCCAAGTTCGTGACGTGCGACGCAGCAGGCACCGTCTACTTCACCCAGGGGTTGGGCCTGAATATTGAGAACCGCCACAACGAGCACCACCTAGAGGGGGGTTTCTCCATCGGCTCGGTGGGCACGGATGGCCAGCTGGGCAAACAGCTCAGCCACTTCTTCTCGGAGACTGAGGACTTCCGTTGCATCACGGGCATGTGCGTGGACGCAAACGGGGACCTTTTGGTGACAGACAGCGGCAGGAAGGAGATCCTGCAGTTCCCCAAAGAGGGCGGCTTCAACGTGCTCATCCAGGAGGGACTGACGTGCCCTGTAGGCGTGGCCGTCACACAGAAAGGACAGCTGATGGTGCTGGACTGCTGGGACCACTGTGTAAAAGTCTACACGTACCTACAGAGGAGACGCTCCTCCACCTGCTAG